A genomic window from Vigna radiata var. radiata cultivar VC1973A chromosome 2, Vradiata_ver6, whole genome shotgun sequence includes:
- the LOC106756142 gene encoding protein RETICULATA-RELATED 5, chloroplastic, with the protein MKPHTQASSFATPLPHVPFFRATASSRAAPAESLHAPASADEFRRIWTAKRRRVNLSVRHSTCVAAASNPGGSGGDYSQPRSSRRGVLMAPFLAAGASVLLSASSRAEEKVAELAPTAPKLEEAKKEEEEVITSRIYDAAVIGEPLAIGKEKGKVWEKLMNARVLYLGEAEQVPVRDDRELELEIVKNLHRRCSEKEKKLSLALEAFPTNLQEPLNQYIDKKIDGDTLKSYTLHWPPQRWQEYEPILSYCRENGIRVVACGTPLKILRTVQAEGIRGLTKAERKLYAPPAGSGFVSGFTSISRRPSVDSTQNLSIPFGPSSYLSAQAKVVDEYSMSQVILQNVLDGGSTGMLIVVTGASHVTYGSRGTGVPARISGKIQKKNQVVILLDPERQFIRREGEVPVADFLWYSAARPCSRNCFDRAEIARVMNAAGRRRDALPQDLQKGIDLGLVSPEVLQNFFDLEQYPLISELTHRFGGFRERLLADPKFLHRLAIEEAISITTTLLAQYEKRKDNFFQELDYVITDTIRGSVVDFFTVWLPAPTLSFLSYADEMKAPDNIGSLMGLLGSIPDNAFQKNLAGTNWNLNHRIASVVFGGLKLASVGFISSIGAVASSNSLYGIRKFLNPAIVTEQRVIRSPILKTAVIYACFLGISANLRYQIIAGIVEHRISEQFASQTFFVNMLSFVARTVNSYWGTQQWIDLARFTGLQVRKTESPTSDSPNSAAILCNEAEETTIDEIEK; encoded by the exons ATGAAGCCACACACTCAGGCTTCTTCTTTCGCCACTCCACTCCCGCACGTGCCTTTCTTTCGCGCCACCGCTTCCTCACGTGCCGCCCCGGCGGAATCTCTTCATGCCCCCGCCTCCGCCGATGAATTCCGTCGCATCTGGACTGCGAAACGCCGCCGCGTCAACCTGTCCGTCCGCCACTCCACATGTGTCGCCGCGGCTTCGAATCCGGGTGGCTCCGGTGGCGATTATAGTCAACCTCGGAGCAGCCGGCGCGGCGTGCTGATGGCACCCTTCCTGGCTGCCGGCGCGTCGGTTCTGTTATCGGCGTCCTCGAGGGCGGAGGAGAAGGTGGCGGAATTGGCTCCGACGGCGCCGAAGCTGGAGGAGGCGaaaaaggaggaggaggaagtgATAACGTCGAGGATTTACGACGCGGCGGTGATAGGGGAACCGTTGGCGATAGGGAAAGAGAAAGGGAAGGTGTGGGAGAAGTTGATGAATGCGCGAGTGTTGTATTTGGGGGAAGCGGAACAGGTTCCTGTTCGAGACGATAGGGAATTGGAGCTTGAGATTGTGAAGAATTTGCATAGGCGCTGTTCGGAGAAGGAAAAAAAACTGTCTCTTGCGCTGGAAGCTTTTCCCACTAATCTTCAGGAACCGCTCAATCAGTATATTGACAAGAA GATAGATGGAGACACCTTGAAGTCTTATACATTGCATTGGCCACCTCAAAGATGGCAGGAGTATGAACCTATTCTGAGCTACTGTCGTGAAAATGGAATCCGTGTAGTCGCTTGTGGTACTCCGCTGAAG ATCTTAAGAACTGTCCAAGCAGAAGGAATTCGTGGGCTTACAAAGGCTGAACGTAAACTTTATGCTCCTCCAGCTGGGTCGGGCTTTGTATCAGGCTTTACTTCTATCTCACGTAGACCTTCTGTCGATAGTACTCAAAATCTGTCCATTCCTTTTGGTCCGAGCTCATACCTCTCTGCCCAGGCCAAAGTAGTTGATGAGTATTCTATGTCCCAGGTTATCTTACAAAATGTGCTTGATGGAGGGTCCACTGGTATGTTAATTGTTGTGACTGGTGCAAGCCATGTTACGTATGGATCTAGAGGAACTGGCGTGCCAGCTAGAATTTCaggaaaaatacaaaagaaaaaccaaGTAGTTATATTACTTGACCCTGAAAGACAATTCATTCGCAGAGAAGGAGAAGTTCCCGTGGCTGATTTTTTGTGGTATTCTGCTGCCAGACCCTGTAGTAGAAATTGCTTTGATCGTGCTGAGATTGCTCGTGTAATGAATGCTGCTGGGCGGAGGCGAGATGCCCTACCACAG GATCTTCAAAAGGGAATTGATCTTGGTTTAGTATCACCAGAGGTTTTGCAGAACTTCTTTGATCTAGAACAGTATCCTCTGATTTCAGAACTCACTCACCGTTTCGgg GGTTTCAGGGAAAGATTGTTGGCAGATCCCAAATTCTTGCACAGATTAGCTATAGAAGAAGCCATATCAATAACAACTACATTGTTGGCACAATATGAAAAGCGgaaagataattttttccaaGAGCTTGACTACGTTATTACAGACACTATCAGAGGATCAGTAGTTGATTTTTTTACCGTGTGGCTTCCTGCACCAACTTTGTCATTCCTTTCATATGCTGATGAGATGAAAGCACCTGACAACATTGGTTCTCTAATGGGACTTCTAGGTTCCATCCCGGACAATGCATTTCAAAAGAATCTTGCAGGAACAAACTGGAATCTCAATCATAGAATTGCATCAGTTGTATTTGGTGGGCTAAAACTTGCTAGTGTTGGATTTATTTCAAGCATTGGAGCTGTGGCTTCATCAAATTCTCTATATGGAATCCGTAAATTCCTTAATCCAGCCATTGTCACTGAGCAACGGGTTATAAGGTCACCAATACTGAAAACAGCTGTCATATATGCTTGCTTTCTTGGAATTTCTGCAAATCTCCGTTATCAG ATAATTGCTGGGATAGTGGAGCATCGGATTTCTGAACAGTTTGCTTCCCAGACATTCTTTGTAAATATGCTTTCTTTTGTCGCACGGACTGTCAATTCCTATTGGGGAACCCAG